In Oryza glaberrima chromosome 8, OglaRS2, whole genome shotgun sequence, the following are encoded in one genomic region:
- the LOC127783337 gene encoding uncharacterized protein LOC127783337, translating into MASTKVQRIMTQPINLIFRFLQSKARIQIWLFEQKDLRIEGRIIGFDEYMNLVLDDAEEINVKKDTRKSLGRILLKGDNITLMMNTGK; encoded by the exons atGGCGTCCACCAAGGTCCAGCGTATCATGACCCAGCCCATC AACCTCATCTTCCGGTTCCTCCAGAGC AAAGCGCGCATCCAGATCTGGCTGTTCGAGCAGAAGGATCTCCGGATTGAGGGCCGGATCATT GGCTTTGATGAGTACATGAATTTGGTCCTTGATGATGCTGAGGAAATCAACGTTAAGAAGGATACTAGGAAATCATTGG GTAGGATACTATTGAAAGGCGATAACATAACTCTGATGATGAACAC TGGGAAGTGA
- the LOC127783336 gene encoding uncharacterized protein LOC127783336, whose product MSGGGGGRKAAVTGREEAEVEALLRAAQDAVMLKLQANSHLVSSSSSATAPNLPPSLDHPAAAAAADPLDADLARRFDALRSHRPPDPKPKQPDAPSAAAAGGMDELEARFAALKGAAGPEKETRVRLEDLGGESDEDEDDEVDKVMRWAMDAARLDVATAGAGKAKSTKKDDDEEEEEKDQTSSSVSSEDEEEEEEEKLEKERERKRKEMMSKNKSKTKWFSLF is encoded by the coding sequence atgagcggcggcggcggcggccggaaggCGGCCGTCACCGGCCGCGAAGAGGCGGAGGTGGAAGCGCTCCTCCGCGCGGCGCAGGACGCGGTGATGCTCAAGCTGCAGGCGAACTCCCACCTCgtctcctcgtcgtcctcggccACCGCTCCGAATCTTCCTCCCTCGCTcgaccaccccgccgccgccgccgccgcagatccCCTCGACGCCGACCTCGCCCGCCGCTTCGACGCGCTCAGGTCTCACCGCCCGCCGGATCCGAAGCCGAAGCAACCCGATGCtccctccgccgcagccgccggcgggATGGACGAGCTGGAGGCGCGTTTCGCAGCGCTGAAGGGGGCGGCGGGGCCGGAGAAGGAGACGAGGGTGAGGCTGGAGGATCTGGGCGGGGAGtcggacgaggacgaggacgacgaggtggaCAAGGTGATGCGGTGGGCGATGGACGCCGCGCGGCTCGACGTCGCcacggccggcgccggcaaggCGAAATCCACCAAGAaggatgacgacgaggaggaggaagagaaggatcAGACGAGCAGCAGCGTCAGtagcgaggacgaggaggaggaagaagaagaaaaacttgagaaggagagggagaggaagaggaaggagatgatgaGCAAGAACAAGTCTAAAACCAAGTGGTTCTCCCTCTTTTGA
- the LOC127783335 gene encoding uncharacterized protein At1g01500-like, with amino-acid sequence MDHHPPPPSPPRDSGGSLEVRLFYVRLSPRGPTPPPRLALALRSNRGGDEEEAPTPLSLPLRLDRRDPASGEATYVSTASARLPPPSAAFEVADHRGAALLRGSLRRCPDAKPDSSPAWAIDCIPAAGAEAETSAFEVYVAGCCAGEPAVLTCALRLATPEEQKAAGGLVRRRSPTSNAAGDEDVNGSIQHPEGWYSDDDDGQLTWFNAGVRVGVGIGLGVCVGVGIGVGLLMSSYQATARSLKRRFF; translated from the exons atggaccaccacccgccgccgccgtcgccgccgcgggacTCCGGCGGCAGCCTCGAGGTGCGCCTCTTCTACGTTCGCCTCTCGCCGCGGGGGCCCACCCCACCGCCCCGCCTCGCGCTCGCGCTGCGCAGcaaccgcggcggcgacgaggaggaggccccGACGCCCCTTTCCCTCCCGCTCCGCCTCGATCGCCGGGACCCGGCCTCCGGCGAGGCCACCTACGTGTCCACCGCGTCCGCCCGCCTCCCCCCACCCTCCGCGGCCTTCGAGGTCGCCGACCACCGCGGCGCCGCGCTGCTCCGCGGCTCTCTTCGGCGGTGCCCTGATGCCAAGCCCGATTCCTCCCCCGCCTGGGCAATCGACTGCATCCCCGccgcgggggcggaggcggagacctCCGCGTTCGAGGTCTACGTCGCCGGATGCTGCGCCGGCGAGCCCGCCGTCCTCACGTGCGCTCTTCGGCTAGCCACCCCCGAAGAACAGAAAGCTGCCGGCGGGTTGGTCCGCCGCCGATCGCCGACTTCGAAC GCTGCTGGTGATGAAGATGTCAATGGAAGTATACAGCATCCAGAAGGTTGGTACTCCGACGATGATGACGGGCAACTCACATGGTTCAATGCTGGTGTTAGAGTTGGTGTTGGGATTGGCCTGGGAGTTTGTGTGGGTGTTGGTATAGGTGTTGGCCTCCTCATGAGCTCATACCAAGCAACAGCCAGAAGCCTGAAGAGGCGATTCTTCTAA
- the LOC127782021 gene encoding aquaporin NIP3-3-like, with translation MAESSSDVNHNQVAIDMCSASPVDRSLSAAVAGGGDGTTPRSPGISKVVVPVETPEKTTGQPKTDDHDQQQGRAKEVPLVKKVAAEFIGTFILVFTVLSTVVMDARHGGAAENLVGVAASAGLAVVAVVLSVVHISGSHLNPAVSLAMAALGHLPPAHLLPYAAAQTAASLAAAFLAKGVYRPARPAVMATVPAAGVGAGEAFVVEVALTFVLVFVITAVATDPSSSKELVAIAIAAAIMMNALVGGPSTGPSMNPARTVGAAVATGEYRQMWIYLVAPPLGAIAGAATYTLIKP, from the exons ATGGCTGAGAGTAGTAGTGATGTAAATCATAATCAAGTGGCCATCGACATGTGCTCGGCGTCGCCGGTTGACCGgagcctctccgccgccgtcgccggcggcggcgatggtacCACCCCGAGATCGCCGGGCATCTCCAAGGTGGTGGTGCCGGTCGAGACGCCGGAGAAGACGACTGGCCAACCTAAGACTGATGATCATGATCAGCAGCAAGGGCGTGCCAAAGAGGTGCCACTTGTCAAGAAG GTTGCGGCGGAGTTCATCGGCACGTTCATCCTGGTCTTCACGGTGCTGTCCACCGTCGTGATGGacgcgcggcacggcggcgccgccgagaacctcgtcggcgtggcggcgtcggcggggctggccgtcgtcgccgtcgtcctctccgTGGTGCACATCTCGGGCTCCCACCTCAACCCGGCGGTGAgcctcgccatggccgcgctcggccacctcccgccggcacacctcctCCCCTACGCGGCGGCGCAGACGGCggcgtccctcgccgccgcgttcctCGCCAAGGGCGTGTACCGCCCGGCGCGGCCGGCCGTCATGGCGAccgtgccggccgccggcgtcggcgccggcgaggcgttcGTCGTCGAGGTGGCGCTCACCTTCGTGCTCGTGTTCGtcatcaccgccgtcgccactgaCCCGAGCTCG AGCAAGGAGCTGGTGGCCATTGCGATTGCTGCAGCGATCATGATGAACGCTCTCGTCGGAGG GCCGTCGACGGGGCCGTCGATGAACCCGGCGAGGacggtcggggcggcggtggcgacgggcgAGTACAGGCAAATGTGGATCTacctcgtcgcgccgccgctcggcgccatcgccggagcAGCCACTTACACTCTCATCAAGCCCTAA
- the LOC127783346 gene encoding aquaporin NIP3-2, with protein sequence MEGGKMSSMGMDAAAASVTVPPMQMQAGDQSNRIAIIISPRAGSSKILPFELVNGAANAGSQRHADPAESTPEAHHHLWHPGDLPKIKPPVPLVKKVGAEFFGTFTLIFTVLSTIIMDEQHKGVETLLGIATSAGLAVTVLVLSLIHISGCHLNPAVSIAMAVFGHLPPAHLLPYIAAQILGSITASFAVKGMYHPVNPGIVTVPKVGTVEAFFLEFVTTFVLLFIITALATDPNAVKELIAVAVGATIMMNALVAGPSTGASMNPARTLGPAIATGRYTQIWVYLVATPLGAVAGEGFYFAIKL encoded by the exons ATGGAAGGGGGCAAAATGAGCAGCATGGGCATGgatgctgctgcagcttctgTTACTGTCCCTcccatgcagatgcaggcagGTGATCAGAGCAACAGGATCGCCATCATCATCTCTCCAAGAGCCGGGAGCTCCAAGATCCTGCCATTCGAGCTTGTCAATGGTGCCGCCAATGCCGGCTCGCAACGGCACGCTGATCCAGCAGAATCCACTCCTGAAGCTCATCATCATCTATGGCATCCAGGAGACCTCCCAAAGATAAAACCACCAGTTCCTCTTGTCAAGAAG GTGGGTGCAGAGTTCTTTGGCACATTCACACTGATCTTCACAGTGCTGTCCACCatcatcatggatgaacaacacAAAGGTGTAGAGACCCTCCTCGGCATCGCGACATCGGCAGGATTAGCAGTGACAGTGCTGGTTCTGTCACTCATCCACATTTCAGGCTGCCACCTGAACCCGGCTGTCAGCATTGCCATGGCCGTCTTTGGTCATCTTCCTCctgctcatcttcttccttaCATTGCTGCGCAAATCCTCGGCTCGATCACCGCATCGTTCGCCGTCAAAGGGATGTATCATCCGGTGAACCCCGGGATTGTGACGGTGCCAAAGGTTGGGACAGTGGAAGCATTCTTCCTGGAGTTTGTTACAACGTTTGTCCTACTGTTCATCATCACTGCTCTTGCCACTGACCCCAATGCG GTTAAAGAGCTGATAGCAGTGGCAGTCGGAGCAACAATCATGATGAACGCTCTTGTCGCAGG GCCATCGACAGGAGCATCAATGAATCCAGCAAGAACACTTGGCCCGGCCATTGCAACAGGGAGATACACACAGATTTGGGTTTATTTGGTTGCTACCCCACTTGGTGCTGTAGCTGGAGAAGGGTTTTATTTTGCAATCAAGCTGTAA
- the LOC127783363 gene encoding aquaporin NIP3-3, giving the protein MEGHKSGMEAVAVTIPPLHTGESNHRIDSNVSSQCHADPAELSDETQQQSLWHQGLRKIIPSSVPLLKKVSAEFFGTFILIFTVLSTIIMDEQHKSIETLLGIATSAGLAVTVLVLSLIHISGCHLNPAISIAMAVFGHLPPAHLLPYISSQILGAVAASFAVKGLYHPVNPGIVTVPNVGTVEAFFVEFIITFVLLFIITALATDPNAVKELIAVAVGATVMMNILVAGPSTGASMNPARTIGAAIATGRYTQIWVYLVATPLGAIAGTGAYVAIKL; this is encoded by the exons atggaaggGCACAAGAGTGGCATGGAAGCTGTAGCAGTTACCATCCCTCCCTTGCACACTGGTGAGAGCAACCACAGGATTGACAGCAATGTCAGCTCGCAATGCCATGCTGATCCTGCAGAGCTCTCTGATGAAACTCAGCAGCAATCTCTGTGGCATCAAGGCCTAAGAAAGATAATACCATCATCTGTTCCTCTCCTCAAGAAG GTCAGTGCTGAGTTCTTTGGCACATTCATACTGATCTTCACCGTGCTATCAACCATCATCATGGACGAACAACACAAAAGTATCGAGACGCTCCTCGGAATCGCAACATCTGCAGGCTTAGCAGTCACTGTTCTAGTTCTGTCCCTCATCCACATATCAGGATGCCATCTGAACCCTGCAATCAGCATCGCCATGGCCGTCTTTGGTCACCTCCCTCCTGCTCATCTTCTACCTTACATTTCTTCACAAATTCTCGGGGctgtcgccgcctccttcgccgtcAAAGGTCTGTATCATCCGGTGAACCCCGGGATTGTCACCGTGCCAAATGTCGGCACGGTTGAGGCGTTTTTCGTCGAGTTCATAATAACATTTGTTCTACTGTTCATCATCACTGCTCTTGCCACTGATCCTAATGCA GTGAAAGAACTGATAGCAGTGGCAGTTGGGGCAACAGTCATGATGAACATTCTTGTGGCAGG GCCATCAACAGGAGCATCGATGAATCCGGCGCGTACAATTGGCGCGGCTATTGCCACAGGGAGATATACTCAGATTTGGGTTTACTTGGTGGCAACTCCACTGGGTGCTATAGCTGGAACTGGGGCTTATGTTGCAATTAAGCTGTAG